The DNA sequence GAATCGCCTGCTCATCTGTGCACATTCAATGGAAAGCAGGGTGTCTATCTTTCTCATGGTGACGCAGGCTCATAGATTGAGGAATGAAAAAGTTTTATGCTATAAAATACGTACATTTGTATTCTTCGTATTACTCTTTTCctggaaagaaagaacaatGTCTTCATGTCTGTTTGAGTCTTCCTCATTTTTTGAGTGTTCTGTACCAATGAGTAATTATGGAAATAATAAGTTTAACACATGTATGTAAACACAACACTCAAATGGCATTGCTTTTATCATGTTACAGTAGTTTACATAGTTCTGTTTGTGAGAGTCTGTTCTGTTCAAACAGTAGCCTATATGTGTATTGAGTGGTTAAAAAATTTGAGCTGTCACATAAGTGACCCGATAGCTAGGCAAGGTTGTTAATCGTTCTTTGAAATGATTCAATATCAGATTAATATGAGAATctattagctagctaaactTAAACAGAGCCGTGAGTTGGTAATGTTTTGCATCACCAAATGTCAGGACATGCACAGGACATGTGTTGATTGCTGTGCTATCAGTATTAAGACCAAGCCTCcctgaaatgaacaaaactCATGGAGAGCATAAATTCTTCCCAGTACATAACCTGCTAATGTAAAGCTATGATAGCGGTGACTGAGAGgcattttagccaatgaaatcATGTTTCTAATCGTGTATAGGTTGTTACGCTTACATATAAGGACAGgcattttttcttctgtgtaaaTGAACCATAGCCTTTTTAGTATGCTTGCTGTGAACATTGcgcactggggggaaaaaaaaagctctggtGAATTTATACATAATAAGGTAGTATtacatattgatttttttttctgcttcccAGGGGAGTGCCAAGCACAATACTCTCAGTGCCACATTCAGAAGTGCACCACAAGCTTTGtctccctcacctccctcctcAACCCGTCCCTGCATGGCTTCGACACTGAGTTCTGCAAGGCGCTCCGGGCCTACTCCGCCTGCACCCAGCACACATCCAGGAGCTGCCGCGGCAACCTGGTGTTCCACTCGGCCACGCTGGGCATCAGCGACCTCATGACCCAGCGCAACTGCTCCAGGGACGGGCCTACCTCCGCCACCCGCCTGGAGGCCCCTACGGAGCCCTGTGACTACCACAGCCGCCAGCATGGCTCGGGGGCAAGAGAGGGCTCTCACCCCGGCTACCTCTTCTGTGGCCTCTTTGGGGATCCCCACCTTAGGACCTTTAAGGATGACTTTCAAACCTGTAAGGTTGAGGGAGCATGGCCCCTCATTGACAACAACTACCTGTCAGTGCAGGTAACAAACATTCCTGTTGTAGCAGGTTCCCATGCCACAGCAACCATTAAGGTGAGTCATTCCTTTAAATGGCAGCCTCTTTAACAGTTTTTAAGGGTGGATCTAATATAACTTCCTCATTGAACAAATCATATTTACGACCTTAACTATTAAAGCCAGTATACTGAGGTATTTACCTACACACTTTGACTTTGATTATCAAGTTAATGGAGTAGTAGCATTACTTTGGCTGCCTTTGCCCGTGGGATGAATCCAGTGGGGGTTTCTGTGATGAGACAGGTCTGCTTTACTGGTACAGTATCTCTCACTGATTCTTTGCTGCAGCTCATGGGCTGGAAGTTAAAGGGTTTTTTTggatgcaaaaaatgtaatgcctGCCTGTGTCCCATTGAATGTTGTGAAGCCCAGTGGGAAGCTGTCTGCACTCTGCTGTTTCCGAGGGCAACGTGGAATTACTGACTGAAATCCTCAGTCCTACAGGACATCTCTGGTCCCTTTGCATACATCCACAGTCCACAAAGAGCTTGCTCTGTATGATCCTATAACCTTCTCAGTTGCTGTCTTCTGTCTAGATCTGACAGGGTCTATGACTGGGCCTTATGAGTGTATGCAGCGGTTATACGTCCCTCTTTGTGGTGTCCAGCTGATAAAACCGATCAAGAGAAAGGCTAGGAATCCTTGATTTTGTGCACACTGGTATTCTGCATGGGATGTAAGGAGTCGTTAGACTTCTTTATGAAGCTTATTCATGGAATCTTGTTGAGCACTTTATATTTAGGCTTTGATATGATGGCTGGCTCTTGTGGAAACAATAACCCTTTTGACACTTGCAGCCTTATCTTTATAGagatttttattgtaaaaagtAGTCCGTCTCTGTTACTAATATGAAAACTTTGATGTGTATTCTATTTTTCAAATCGATCCAGGAAACATGGGTTTATAGTAATTCTACAATCTGCAGGTCTTCCATAAAACATGCAGCCACACTAAAAATTTCCTTCCACAATTCATCTATTttatcaaattgtaaaaattcTTCCTTGGAAATGAGGATTGAGGATTATGTTCTCTGAGGAAGATTGTTCTCAACGATTTCCAGTGGCCTATTGATGTCCAATAAATGTGTGCTAAATCATTGTGAAGGGAGTCCCCCACTTCCTTGAACACCATATgaacaagcatttaaaaaatacacggATGATTATATAAGTccattatttcaaatttttctTCAGATCACAATGATATTCAAACCACACCAGGACTGCACGGACCAGAAGGTGTACCAGGCTCAGACAGACGACCTGCCGGCCGCTTTTATGGATGGCACAGTGAGTGGGGGCGGCAGCAATGGCCACAGCCTCTGGATTGTGGAAAAGGCAGCTGGGCGGCACGTGGAGGTCCGCGCGGGTTACATCGGAACCACGGTGATCGTGCGGCAGCTGGGTCGCTACCTGACGCTGGCAGCCCGCGTGCCCAGGGAGGTGGCCATGGCCTTCGACGAGAGCCAGGACCTGCAGCTCTGCGTGAACGGCTGCCCCTCGGCCGAGCGCATCGACCAGGGCGGGCGCCTCCCCCTGCCGGAACGGAGTCCTCGCTGGGCCGGCCCCCAGCACCAGTATCGTCAGCTGCACCCCAGGGCCAATCAGGGCCTCGTGGCAGCCCCACGTAGCAGCGTCACCTTGGAAGCCGCCGTGATGGCGTGCCAGGTGCAGCTGGAGGTCAAGGACATCTACTTCCATTCCTGTGTGTTTGACCTCCTCACCACCGGAGACAGCGACTTCATCTCTGCTGCCTACAATGCCTTAAAGGATATGGAGACACTCCACCCTATGAGGGATCGCTGGCAGATTTTCCCCAGGTCCTACTCCCCTGGTCCTAGTCATCTCCACCACAGACTatttctcctctgctctctcttttttatgtttttgtttgactttCTAAAGTGAACTTTATAATAAATGATATTGCCGTAATGTATTGAaaaacctatatatatatatatatatatatacacacacacacacacacacacacacttgatgGCTGCTTAATTAGATCAACCTATCTTTTACCGAGTTGGTCACCATTTTGCCTCTAGAACAGCTGAATTCTTTgcagcatggattcaacaaggtgctgggaACATTCATTAGGGATTTTTGTACAGGCTTACAAAATAGCATCACACAGTCCCTTCAGATTTTTATGCTATGAACCTgccattccacctcatcccaaaagTGCTGTATTGGATTAAGATCTGGGGACTATGCAGgtcattggagtaaactgaagtcccTGTCATGTTCATGGAACCATGGAATTTTCACTCACAGAACTGCCGCTTggtggatgtttttttgtttatctcaCCATTAAACTCTCAGACTATAGTGTGCGAAAATCCCAAGagagcagctgtttctgagatccTAAAAtcaccacacactcatactaTGGTCAAAGTTGCTTAGATGCTTCTTGTTTCTCATTCTAATATTTAGTCGAATGGAAACTAAACCTCTTCATCATATCTGCATGCTTCATCTATTGAGTTGCGGATACATTatttgctgtttggaggagccGGCTGTTAGGGGGCAGGTGTACTTCATAAAGTGCCCACTGGGTGTATGTACTGTGCAAATGAACAGACAATCTTGGAAAAGGACACATCCTGTCCGTAAATGCTATGTTATTTTCAGGTACATTGCACATATAGCAGCGCGTAGTGATTTGTTTGAGACTTTTTAAATACCCTGACATTGAGCACATTGTTTAAACAGAGGCACTTTATTTTGCAAATATGTATTACATATGTTCCCTCATATTACAGCAAGATCTCCTGATAGTAACCTATTATATTTCAAATTGTGTGCA is a window from the Anguilla anguilla isolate fAngAng1 chromosome 14, fAngAng1.pri, whole genome shotgun sequence genome containing:
- the LOC118212263 gene encoding RGM domain family member B-like yields the protein MGMGKSGFCYPGADRLINAASICLVSLALISWVEKGECQAQYSQCHIQKCTTSFVSLTSLLNPSLHGFDTEFCKALRAYSACTQHTSRSCRGNLVFHSATLGISDLMTQRNCSRDGPTSATRLEAPTEPCDYHSRQHGSGAREGSHPGYLFCGLFGDPHLRTFKDDFQTCKVEGAWPLIDNNYLSVQVTNIPVVAGSHATATIKITMIFKPHQDCTDQKVYQAQTDDLPAAFMDGTVSGGGSNGHSLWIVEKAAGRHVEVRAGYIGTTVIVRQLGRYLTLAARVPREVAMAFDESQDLQLCVNGCPSAERIDQGGRLPLPERSPRWAGPQHQYRQLHPRANQGLVAAPRSSVTLEAAVMACQVQLEVKDIYFHSCVFDLLTTGDSDFISAAYNALKDMETLHPMRDRWQIFPRSYSPGPSHLHHRLFLLCSLFFMFLFDFLK